The Pseudomonas cavernicola DNA segment GCCGCTGATCCGGCGTTCGCGACCGTCGCCCCATAACGACAGCACATCGACTTTCTGCCCCGGCTTGTAGCCCAGTCGGATGATGTCGGCTTCGTTGGCGAACACCACATTGCGTTGGCCTTTAACCCCGCGGTAACGGTCGTCGAGGCCGTAGATGGTGGTGTTGTATTGATCGTGCGAACGCATGGTTTGCAGGATCAGATCCGGCACTTCGCCACGGGCACGGATGCCTTCGTGGACGAGATCGGTCGGCAGGCTGTTGGCTTTGAAGTTGGCTCGCCCAGACGAGGTGTTCCAGCGCCGTTGCGCCGCGGCGTTACCGAGGTAGAACCCACCGGGTTCGCGTGCCCGCTGGTTAAAGCCGTTGAAGCCGGGAATGGTGTCGGAAATCAGCTCGCGAATGCGGTCGTAATCTTCGACCAGCCAGAGCCAATCCACCGGTTTCTTACCCAGGGTGGCGGCGGCGATGCCGGCGACGATGGCCGGCTCCGAGCGCATTTGCGGGCTTAGCGGCTGCAGTTGGCCATTGGAGGCATGCACCATGCTGAAGGAGTCTTCCACGGTCACGGCTTGTGGGCCGTTGGCTTGCTGGTCGATGTCGGTGCGGCCGAGGCACGGCAGGATCAGCGCCTGCTTGCCCATGGTCAGGTGGCTGCGGTTGAGCTTGGTGCTGATCTGCACGGTCAGCTCACAATTTTGCAGGGCCTGCGCGGTGCGAGTGGTGTCGGGCGTAGCCATGGCGAAATTGCCGCCGAGGCCGATAAACACCTTGGCGCGACCTTCGAGCATGGCGTGGATGGCCTCCACGGTGTTGTGCCCGTCGGCGCGCGGCACCGGGAATTTGAAGCGCCGCTCCAGCGCATCGAGAAAGAAGGCCGGTGGCCGGTCGTTGATGCCCATGGTCCGGTCGCCCTGCACATTGCTGTGGCCACGCACCGGGCAGAGACCGGCACCAGGCTTGCCAAGGTTGCCGCGCAGCAGCATCAGGTTGGCGATTTCCTGGATGGTCGGCACCGAATGGCGATGCTGGGTGATGCCCATGGCCCAGCACACGATCACCCGTTCGGCGTTGCGGTAGAGGTGGGCGAGCTGTTCGATCTCGGCTTTTGGTAGGCCGGATTGCTCGACGATCTGCTGCCAGCTCGTGGCGTCCACCACGGCCAGATAGGCCTCGACCTCGGCGGTGTGCTGCTCGATAAAGGCATGGTCGAAGACCGCGGAGTGCCCCTTGGCCAGGGCCTCGCGCTCCCATGTCAGGAGGAACTTGGCCATGCCGCGCAGCACCGCCATGTCGCCACCCAGGGCTGGGCGGAAGTAGGCGGTGTTGGTCGGTTTATCGCTGTTGCTGAGCATTTCCAGCGGATGTTGCGGGTGTTGGAAGCGCTCCAGGCCGCGCTCTTTCAGCGGGTTGATGCAGACCACCTGGGCGCCACGTTTGACCGCCTCACGCAGCGGTTCGAGCATGCGCGGGTGGTTGGTGCCGGGGTTCTGGCCGATCACGAAAATCGCATCGGCGTGCTCGAAGTCTTCGAACGTCACGCTGCCTTTGCCAACCCCGACACTCTGGCCGAGCGCCACACCGCTGGCCTCGTGGCACATGTTCGAGCAGTCGGGAAAGTTGTTGGTGCCGTAAGCGCGGACGAACAGCTGATAGAGGTAGGCGGCCTCGTTGCTGGCGCGGCCGGAGGTGTAGAACTCGGCCTGGTTCGGGCTTTCCAGGTTGTGCAGATGTTTGGCGATCAGGGCGAACGCGGCGTCCCAACCGATCGGCCGATAGTGGTCGCTGTCCGGGTCATAGCACAGCGGTTCGGTCAGCCGGCCTTGGTATTCCAGCCAGTAATCGCTCTGCTCGCGCAGGGTGCTGACGCTGTGTTTGGCGAAGAAGGCGGCATCCACCCGGCGCTTGGTGGCTTCCCAGTTGACCGCCTTGGCGCCGTTCTCGCAGAACTTGACCATGCCACTTTCTGCCGACTCACCCCAGGCGCAGCCGGGGCAGTCGAAACCGCCGTGCTGGTTGGTCTTGAGCAGGGTACGGATGTTCTTCAGCGCGTTATCACTCTCCAGCCAGGCGTGCGTCACGCTGCGCAGCGCGCCCCAGCCGCCGGCCGCACCTTTGTAGGGTTTGTAGCGTTTGGTCGGGTTGAGGTCGGCGTGGTGGCTCATGAGGTTAACTCCGGGCTGTAAACCCGCGGCGCACTATGGTGCGGCAGGTGGATCAAGTTGAGGTTGTGTTGACGCGCCCACTGCACGGCGAGGCCGGTGGGGGCGGAGAGGCTGACCAGGGTTTGAATGCCGGCGCGCAGGACTTTCTGGATCAGTTCCAGGCTGCAACGGCTGGTGACGATGGCCAGGCCGCCGGCCACCGGTAGTTGCTGGCGCTTGATGGCACCGATCAGTTTGTCCAGAGCGTTATGCCGGCCGATGTCTTCGCGGCCCAAACGCAACTCGCCGTCCCCATCCATAAACAGTGCGGCATGCACGGCACCGCAGTGCTGGCCGAGTGGCTGGTAGCAGCTGATGCGTTGGCGCAGGCCATGCAGCCAAGCTAGCGGCGGCAACGGGGCGCCGGCGAGTACCTTGAGCGAAGGTAGGGCCTGTTCCACGGCCTCCACGCCGCACAGGCCGCAGCCGCTGCTGCCCGTCAGTTGCCGGCGCTGTTGCTTGAGATTCCAGAAGGCACGGCTGCTGATCTGCAGCTGTGCTTGGCGAGCGGCGCCGGTGCCACTCAGGTGCACGTCATAAATTTCGTCGATGGACTCGACGATGCCGCTGCCGAGACTGAAACCGACCACGAAATCTTCCAGATCAGCGGGCGAAACCAGCATCACCGCCTGGCTGATGCCGTTGAAGGCGATGGCCAGCGCAACTTCCTCGGCCAACTCGGCGGAGGCCGGCTGGGCCTGCTCGAGGTCGCAAAAACTGTAGGTCTGGCTGGCGGCGGCCAGAGGTAAGGTGAGGGGTGTCGAGGGCGGCGTGGCGGCACTGGCTGCCGGCGCGTTGGGTTGGCGCAGGGCATTCATCGGGATTCACCGGCTGGTTGTTATTTAACCAGCCTAGGCCGCTTGCCAGGCCTCGTCTAATCGCTAGTTCTGATGTTTTGATAGATGCGCTCGATGATGGCGAAAACGAGTCTATGTAGGTTGGGTTAGCGGCGTAAGCGAAGATTGCACCGCTCCCACGATTCACGTTGCTGCGTAACCCAACATTGCGGTGGTGCAGGCATCGGCGTATCGGTGGGTTACGGCGCGTCGGATATGGCGCATGAGCCTGGGACGTGGCGCGCCTAACCCACCCTACGGTCGTGGCGTCTGCAACAACCCCTTGGCCTCGACGAAACAGGCTTCGGCCAGTGCCGAGCGCGGCGCGGTGCGGCGCATGATCAGCCCCAGCGGGGCCAGGGTGTGGGCATCCTCGATCGGTTGCAGGCGCAGGTGCTCGGTCAGCGCATCGAGACCGCCCTGCAGCGGCATGATCGCGCAGCACAGGCCGCCATGCACGGCTTGCAACAGTTGGTGGACGACATCGGTTTCCAGCAGCGGAATCGGGGTCAGACCACGACTGCGGAAGCCGTGGTTGATCGACTGGCGAAAATGCATGCCGCTGGACAGTAGGCCCAGTGGCAGCTCGATCAAGGCTTCCCAGCTCAGTGGCGTCGCGCCGAAGCTGAAGTGCCGTTGGTCATACAGCAGACCCATGCGGGTTTCGTCCAGCACCAGGCTGTCGAAGTGGTCGGCGTTCAGGTGGTCGAGGTAAGACACACCAAGGTCCAGACGGTTACTCGCCAGCTGTTCGAGGATCTGCTCGGAGCTGAGTGCCGACAGTTGGAAGCGCAGGCTCGGGTGCTGTTGATGCAGGCGTTGCAGCAGCGGCACCGGATCGAAGCTGGACAGCGGGACCACGCCCAGGCGCAAGGTGCCGATCAAGCTGCCGCGGCAGGCGGCGGCTTCGGCCTGCAGACCGTCGTATGCCGCGAGCACGCTGCGCGCCCAGGCCAGCACGCGCTCGCCCGGCTCGGTGAAACCTTCGAAGCGTTGACCGCGCTTGACCAGTGGCAGTTCGAGTTCTTCTTCCAAGCCGCGCAGGCGCATGGACAAGGTCGGCTGGGTCACGTGGCAGCGCGCCGCGGCTTGGCCGAAGTGGCGGGTCTCGTCCAGGGCGATCAGGAATTTCAGCTGTTTGATGTCCATCATCGCTCCGAGGCGCAGGCAGTCGACACGATTCTAACGTGCGCCGGCGTAACCGGTGTGGCGGCGCCGCTGGTCGGCTCGAAGCGTGTCTGCGCAAGGCCGACTAGACTTGCCCGGCGGCGGTTGGGTTGGACAGTGTGTGCAGCCGTCAGGACGACTAACTAATGGAGTTGCAACGCAACGGGAGTCACACCGATGAGTATCTTCACGTTTGTCAAAGAAGCGGGCGCCAAACTCTGGGAATCGCTGGTCGGCCAGGAGGCGCAGGCGGCCGAGTCATTGAAGGAGCACGTGGCCAAGGTCGGCCTGGGAAATCCGAATATTCAGGTCACGGTGGAAGGCGAGAAGGTGATCGCCGC contains these protein-coding regions:
- a CDS encoding LysR family transcriptional regulator gives rise to the protein MDIKQLKFLIALDETRHFGQAAARCHVTQPTLSMRLRGLEEELELPLVKRGQRFEGFTEPGERVLAWARSVLAAYDGLQAEAAACRGSLIGTLRLGVVPLSSFDPVPLLQRLHQQHPSLRFQLSALSSEQILEQLASNRLDLGVSYLDHLNADHFDSLVLDETRMGLLYDQRHFSFGATPLSWEALIELPLGLLSSGMHFRQSINHGFRSRGLTPIPLLETDVVHQLLQAVHGGLCCAIMPLQGGLDALTEHLRLQPIEDAHTLAPLGLIMRRTAPRSALAEACFVEAKGLLQTPRP
- a CDS encoding FdhF/YdeP family oxidoreductase; the protein is MSHHADLNPTKRYKPYKGAAGGWGALRSVTHAWLESDNALKNIRTLLKTNQHGGFDCPGCAWGESAESGMVKFCENGAKAVNWEATKRRVDAAFFAKHSVSTLREQSDYWLEYQGRLTEPLCYDPDSDHYRPIGWDAAFALIAKHLHNLESPNQAEFYTSGRASNEAAYLYQLFVRAYGTNNFPDCSNMCHEASGVALGQSVGVGKGSVTFEDFEHADAIFVIGQNPGTNHPRMLEPLREAVKRGAQVVCINPLKERGLERFQHPQHPLEMLSNSDKPTNTAYFRPALGGDMAVLRGMAKFLLTWEREALAKGHSAVFDHAFIEQHTAEVEAYLAVVDATSWQQIVEQSGLPKAEIEQLAHLYRNAERVIVCWAMGITQHRHSVPTIQEIANLMLLRGNLGKPGAGLCPVRGHSNVQGDRTMGINDRPPAFFLDALERRFKFPVPRADGHNTVEAIHAMLEGRAKVFIGLGGNFAMATPDTTRTAQALQNCELTVQISTKLNRSHLTMGKQALILPCLGRTDIDQQANGPQAVTVEDSFSMVHASNGQLQPLSPQMRSEPAIVAGIAAATLGKKPVDWLWLVEDYDRIRELISDTIPGFNGFNQRAREPGGFYLGNAAAQRRWNTSSGRANFKANSLPTDLVHEGIRARGEVPDLILQTMRSHDQYNTTIYGLDDRYRGVKGQRNVVFANEADIIRLGYKPGQKVDVLSLWGDGRERRISGFTLLAFDIPAGQAAAYYPETNPLVPLESVGDGSFTPTSKFIAIRFEAARDNGRIV
- the fdhD gene encoding formate dehydrogenase accessory sulfurtransferase FdhD, with the protein product MNALRQPNAPAASAATPPSTPLTLPLAAASQTYSFCDLEQAQPASAELAEEVALAIAFNGISQAVMLVSPADLEDFVVGFSLGSGIVESIDEIYDVHLSGTGAARQAQLQISSRAFWNLKQQRRQLTGSSGCGLCGVEAVEQALPSLKVLAGAPLPPLAWLHGLRQRISCYQPLGQHCGAVHAALFMDGDGELRLGREDIGRHNALDKLIGAIKRQQLPVAGGLAIVTSRCSLELIQKVLRAGIQTLVSLSAPTGLAVQWARQHNLNLIHLPHHSAPRVYSPELTS